A window of the Synchiropus splendidus isolate RoL2022-P1 chromosome 6, RoL_Sspl_1.0, whole genome shotgun sequence genome harbors these coding sequences:
- the LOC128761120 gene encoding uncharacterized protein LOC128761120, which translates to MLVQRLSEVKCLLFLKELSYTNNTTCMLRHYRALNENERAQPAPSTRKHAVDQASVAMVVKDSQPFTLVEDQGFRSLLDLLEPTYIIPTRQALKAMVEERFHAEMQKAKEEVQKAKACSLTADMWTSMDMEAYLGVTCHFITEEDTLNTILLGVEHFPQSHTAENLAQAKTKIMAEWGIKD; encoded by the exons GTGAAGTGCTTGCTGTTCTTGAAGGAGCTGAgttacacaaacaacaccacatgCATGTTGAGGCACTACCGAgccttgaatgaaaatgaacgtgCACAACCCGCGCCAA gtaccaggaaacatgctgtggatcaggcttcggttgccatggttgtgaaggattcccagcctttcacactggtggaagatcagggatttaggagcctcctggatctcctcgaGCCTACCTATATTATTCCAACTAGACAG gctcTAAAGGCAATGGTCGAGGAGAGATTCCATGCCGAAatgcagaaggcaaaagaagaggtccagaaagctaaagcttgcagtctgactgcagacatgTGGACCTCTATGGACATGGAGGCCTATCTTGGTGTGACGTGTCACTTTATTACTGAGGAGGACACTCTGAACACCATCCTGCTGGGAGTGGAACactttccacagagccacacagcagagaacttagcccaggcaaagacaaaaattatggcagaatggggaATAAAAGATTAG